tgctggtccGGATGGAGGGGCAGCGTTTTGGGGGCGGCGTGCCCCAAAGCAAAGGGGCTAAGGAGAGCAGGAGGGCGCTGAGCACCCCCCGGGATGTCCGTCTCCCTCCATCCCACCCCACGGCGCTGCCGGCACCCCCCCGGCCAGGCTGCATCGACGCTGGGGAGCCCCCGGTCAGATGCGGTTGGACATGAGCCTGGTGTTGAGCTTGCGGAAGAAGGAGCGCAGCTTGCAGATCTTGCACTTCTTCTTCTTGCCCCGACTCTTCGGGGGCTCCCGGCCCCCTTCCCACTCCTCCACATCATCCTCGCCGGCCCATGGCCCCCAGGCGCCGCCGTTGAAGTCCGGGTGGGCGCGGGGGTTCTCGGCGGGGTACCGCACTGGGATGGCCGTGCGGTTGTAGTAGGCCAGGCGCAGCAGGAGGGCCCTGACCACGTCCGGGCGCTGCTCCGACAGGTCGTAGCGCTCGTAGGGGTCGGCGGTGATGTTGAAGAGCCAgacggatttcctggggccgtcGGTGAGCCGCTCCAGGTTCCACCAGCTGCCCGGGAAGTTGGTCAGCGTCTGCGGGGGGATCCAGTCGCTGTAACCCGGGTCGCCGGTGAGGAGCTTCCACTCCCCGACGCGGATGGAGGCCTGCACGGCCGTGTTCCAGATGCCGAAGCCGTCCTCCAAGGAGCCGTACTTGGCGTGGTTGTAGAGGGGGTCGATGTTGTGCAGGATTTCGGTGCGCGGCGACTCCTTCCCCTCGCTGATGGCCGGCCAGACGTTGTAGCCATCCAGGCCGGGGACGTTGCTCAGGTTGCCCCTGGCCAGGCTCACCAGGGTCGGGTACCAGTCCGTGATGTGCACCAGCGCCCAGCTGGTCCGGCGCTTGCGCTTGATCAGAGGGCTGTGCACAAAACCGATGCCGCGGACGCCCCCTTCCCAGTACGTCCCCTTCCGTCCCCGCAGCGGCCAGTTGCTGCCCCCGGAGAAGGTCTGCCCGCCGTTATCCGTGGAGAAGACGATGACGCTGTTGTCGTAGTAGCCGTACTTCTTGAGGGCCCAGGTGATGTTCTTCACCGCCTCGTCCATGCAGGTGACCATGGCAGCGTACTTGCGGCGCGCCACGTTGCCCATGGAGCGGTAGCGGTAGATGTACTCCTTGGGGGACTGCAGCGGGGTGTGCACGGCCTGGAAGGCCACGTAGATGAAGAtgggctccctggggctgtgggaggCCAGGATCTTGCTGACACGCTGGGCGTAGAGGAAGGTGGAGTACTT
The genomic region above belongs to Anas platyrhynchos isolate ZD024472 breed Pekin duck chromosome 14, IASCAAS_PekinDuck_T2T, whole genome shotgun sequence and contains:
- the ARSI gene encoding arylsulfatase I; translated protein: MAVYALTGFSLVSLLSFGYLSWDWMKPGLVADVPTGPLEKSLPPAFARPPHIIFILTDDQGYHDVGYHGSDIQTPTLDRLAAEGVKLENYYIQPICTPSRSQLITGRYQIHTGLQHSIIRPRQPNCLPLDQVTLPQKLQEAGYSTHMVGKWHLGFYKKECLPTRRGFDTFLGSLTGNVDYYTYDNCDGPGVCGYDLHEGEDVAWDQSGKYSTFLYAQRVSKILASHSPREPIFIYVAFQAVHTPLQSPKEYIYRYRSMGNVARRKYAAMVTCMDEAVKNITWALKKYGYYDNSVIVFSTDNGGQTFSGGSNWPLRGRKGTYWEGGVRGIGFVHSPLIKRKRRTSWALVHITDWYPTLVSLARGNLSNVPGLDGYNVWPAISEGKESPRTEILHNIDPLYNHAKYGSLEDGFGIWNTAVQASIRVGEWKLLTGDPGYSDWIPPQTLTNFPGSWWNLERLTDGPRKSVWLFNITADPYERYDLSEQRPDVVRALLLRLAYYNRTAIPVRYPAENPRAHPDFNGGAWGPWAGEDDVEEWEGGREPPKSRGKKKKCKICKLRSFFRKLNTRLMSNRI